In Vibrio sp. STUT-A11, a genomic segment contains:
- the thiL gene encoding thiamine-phosphate kinase gives MSGEFSLIDKYFVGRQNQRKDVHLAAGDDCALVKAPDNVHIAISTDTLVAGTHFLPDASPAWVAHKALASNISDLAAMGATPAWVSFALTMPEPDEQWLAPFCDAFFELADYFGIQLIGGDTTKGPLSLTLTVQGFVPQGKALTRSGAKVGDWVYVTGCLGDAKAGLDVILDDSLRTRVGAESLEKAHYLSTPRVLAGQALVGLASSAIDISDGLISDIKHILKRSQVGVSIDVSQLPISSDLAQFLDDKVSAQQYALSSGEEYELCFTVSEQNHGSLQSALSHIGCKVTCIGQIRPKGTFELHDNNQPLDWDLSGFDHFK, from the coding sequence ATGTCTGGTGAATTTAGCTTAATAGACAAGTACTTTGTTGGTCGTCAAAACCAACGAAAAGATGTTCACCTTGCTGCAGGGGATGATTGTGCACTGGTCAAAGCACCAGATAATGTACATATTGCGATCAGCACCGATACCTTAGTTGCGGGGACACACTTTCTTCCTGATGCGAGCCCTGCTTGGGTCGCGCACAAAGCACTCGCCTCCAACATCAGCGACTTAGCCGCGATGGGCGCAACGCCTGCGTGGGTGAGTTTTGCGTTAACGATGCCGGAACCTGATGAACAGTGGCTTGCGCCTTTCTGTGATGCCTTCTTTGAACTTGCTGATTATTTTGGTATTCAACTTATCGGCGGGGATACTACCAAAGGGCCTTTGAGTTTAACATTGACAGTGCAGGGATTTGTCCCGCAAGGAAAAGCGTTAACTCGTTCGGGGGCGAAAGTCGGTGACTGGGTTTATGTAACAGGCTGTCTTGGCGATGCGAAAGCTGGACTGGATGTTATCTTAGACGACTCTCTTCGTACTCGCGTAGGTGCGGAGAGTTTGGAAAAAGCGCATTACTTGAGTACGCCACGTGTATTAGCGGGACAAGCTCTGGTCGGTCTTGCATCTTCTGCTATCGATATCTCCGATGGCTTGATATCCGATATCAAGCACATACTGAAGCGGTCACAGGTCGGTGTCAGTATCGATGTCTCTCAATTGCCTATATCTTCGGACTTGGCGCAGTTTTTAGATGATAAGGTCAGCGCACAGCAGTATGCTTTATCGAGTGGTGAAGAATACGAGTTGTGTTTTACCGTATCAGAACAAAACCATGGCTCATTGCAAAGCGCCTTGTCTCATATTGGCTGTAAAGTGACATGTATTGGTCAGATTCGACCGAAGGGTACGTTTGAGCTTCACGACAACAATCAACCTCTTGACTGGGACTTAAGCGGTTTCGACCACTTTAAGTAA
- the rlmM gene encoding 23S rRNA (cytidine(2498)-2'-O)-methyltransferase RlmM — MKQLMLYCRSGFEKECAGEIQDKATQLEVYGFPRVKKNSGYVVFECYQDGDADKLVKGLDFSSLIFARQMFAVAAECESLPSDDRISPILEVLSEVEGFPRCGDLRIETPDTNEAKELLKFCRKFTVPMRQALRGKGLMWDKDNAKKPVLHICFVAPGHCYVGYSFPGNNSQFFMGIPRLKFPADAPSRSTLKLEEAFHVFIPREEWDERLAPGMWGVDLGACPGGWTYQLVKRSMFVHCVDNGMMADSLMETGQIKHHMVDGFKFEPDRKNVTWIVCDMVEKPARVAHLMGQWLLKGWAKEAIFNLKLPMKGRYDEVLQDLENLKMFLIENKVKFKLQAKHLYHDREEITIHIQCLSNISPY; from the coding sequence GTGAAACAACTAATGCTCTATTGCCGTTCAGGCTTTGAGAAAGAGTGTGCTGGTGAAATTCAGGACAAAGCGACACAGTTGGAAGTGTACGGCTTCCCTCGTGTGAAGAAAAACTCAGGTTATGTTGTCTTCGAGTGTTACCAGGATGGAGACGCAGACAAGCTGGTAAAAGGTCTCGACTTCAGTTCTTTGATCTTTGCTCGCCAAATGTTTGCTGTTGCAGCCGAATGTGAATCTTTGCCAAGCGATGACCGCATCAGCCCAATTCTTGAGGTGTTGTCTGAAGTTGAAGGTTTCCCTCGTTGTGGTGATCTGCGTATTGAAACGCCAGACACCAATGAGGCGAAAGAGCTACTAAAATTCTGCCGTAAATTTACTGTACCAATGCGTCAGGCGCTACGTGGAAAAGGCTTGATGTGGGATAAAGACAACGCTAAGAAGCCAGTATTACACATCTGCTTTGTTGCACCGGGTCATTGTTACGTGGGTTACTCATTCCCGGGGAATAACTCACAATTCTTCATGGGAATTCCTCGTCTGAAGTTCCCGGCAGATGCACCAAGCCGTTCAACATTGAAGCTTGAAGAAGCCTTCCATGTATTTATTCCACGTGAAGAGTGGGATGAGCGTTTGGCTCCCGGCATGTGGGGGGTAGATCTGGGTGCGTGTCCGGGTGGCTGGACATACCAATTGGTGAAGCGTTCGATGTTCGTGCATTGTGTTGACAACGGCATGATGGCAGACAGTCTGATGGAAACTGGCCAGATTAAGCACCACATGGTGGACGGCTTTAAGTTTGAACCAGACCGTAAGAATGTCACCTGGATTGTGTGTGACATGGTTGAGAAGCCTGCACGCGTGGCTCATCTTATGGGACAGTGGCTACTGAAAGGCTGGGCAAAAGAAGCCATCTTTAACCTGAAACTTCCAATGAAAGGCCGTTATGACGAGGTTTTGCAAGATCTTGAAAACCTGAAAATGTTCC
- a CDS encoding DUF423 domain-containing protein → MKSKWLLSFSGLSGLVSVALGAFAAHGLKAMLAPYLLDVFETGVLYQFIHTFAVLFCAILLLMNLEQKAQKYFFIAAICFIIGIFCFSGSLYALALTGIKWFGPITPLGGLMFMIGWCSFFFAAFNIKEVSK, encoded by the coding sequence GTGAAAAGTAAGTGGTTACTTTCCTTTTCTGGTCTTTCCGGGCTTGTTTCGGTTGCGCTTGGCGCGTTCGCGGCCCATGGTTTAAAAGCGATGCTTGCTCCCTATCTTCTTGATGTGTTTGAGACTGGTGTTCTTTACCAGTTCATCCATACTTTTGCCGTCCTATTTTGTGCCATTCTGTTGTTGATGAATTTGGAACAAAAAGCACAAAAGTATTTTTTCATCGCTGCAATTTGCTTTATCATCGGCATCTTTTGTTTTAGCGGCAGTCTATACGCGCTGGCGCTGACAGGCATTAAATGGTTTGGACCGATTACTCCGTTGGGAGGATTGATGTTCATGATCGGTTGGTGCTCGTTCTTTTTTGCTGCGTTTAATATCAAAGAGGTCTCCAAGTGA
- the thiI gene encoding tRNA uracil 4-sulfurtransferase ThiI, which translates to MKFIVKPHPEIFVKSESVRKRFTKILECNIRNIVKSRTESVAVFNRRDHIEVTSESFQYHAEVLEILTHTPGIHHVLEVKQSEFKDLHDIFEQVLELSRPLIENKTFVVRAKRRGKHDFTSIELERYVGGGLNQAVESASVKLHNPDVTVKVEVSGDKLNQVLARHKGLGGFPLGTQEDVLSLISGGFDSGVSSYLHIKRGSKVHYCFFNLGGPAHEIGVKQVSHYLWNKYGSSAKVRFISIDFEPVVAEILEKVDDGQMGVILKRMFMRAAGMVAEKFKIEALVTGEALGQVSSQTLTNLRHIDNVTDTLILRPLINWDKEDIINLAREIGTEDFAKTMPEYCGVISKKPTVKAIKAKLEAEEENFDFTILENVVKEARVMDIRDIAKESEKAAPEVEQVQAVEEHAIVLDIRSPEEEDDNPLEIDGVDIKHIPFYKLGTQFGDLDQSKTYLLYCDRGVMSRLQALYLQEQGFNNVKVYRP; encoded by the coding sequence ATGAAATTTATTGTAAAGCCCCATCCAGAAATTTTTGTCAAAAGTGAATCTGTGCGTAAGCGCTTCACAAAGATTTTAGAGTGTAACATTCGTAATATCGTCAAGAGCCGCACGGAATCTGTCGCCGTATTTAACCGTCGTGATCACATTGAAGTGACCTCTGAGAGCTTCCAATACCACGCTGAAGTGTTAGAGATTCTGACTCACACCCCAGGTATCCACCATGTACTTGAAGTGAAGCAGTCTGAGTTTAAAGACTTGCACGACATCTTTGAGCAAGTGCTTGAGCTAAGTCGTCCTCTGATTGAAAACAAAACCTTCGTCGTTCGTGCTAAGCGTCGCGGTAAACATGACTTTACCTCGATTGAGCTGGAACGTTATGTTGGCGGTGGTTTGAACCAGGCGGTCGAAAGCGCGAGCGTAAAACTGCATAACCCAGACGTAACCGTGAAGGTGGAAGTGTCGGGCGACAAACTGAACCAGGTTCTTGCGCGTCATAAAGGTCTTGGTGGCTTTCCGCTAGGTACGCAAGAAGATGTGTTAAGCCTGATCTCGGGTGGTTTTGACTCTGGTGTATCAAGTTACCTGCACATTAAGCGTGGTTCAAAAGTACATTACTGCTTCTTTAACCTAGGTGGTCCAGCGCACGAAATCGGCGTTAAGCAGGTTTCTCACTATCTATGGAACAAATACGGCTCTTCAGCAAAAGTTCGCTTTATCTCTATCGATTTCGAACCTGTCGTCGCTGAGATACTTGAGAAAGTGGATGACGGCCAGATGGGCGTTATTCTTAAGCGTATGTTCATGCGTGCTGCGGGTATGGTTGCTGAGAAATTCAAGATTGAAGCTCTGGTAACGGGTGAAGCACTTGGTCAGGTTTCTAGCCAAACGCTCACTAACCTTCGCCACATTGATAACGTGACAGACACACTGATTCTTCGTCCACTGATTAACTGGGACAAAGAAGACATCATCAACCTGGCGCGCGAAATTGGTACCGAAGACTTTGCCAAGACCATGCCTGAATACTGCGGCGTGATTTCTAAGAAGCCAACAGTAAAAGCAATCAAAGCGAAGCTAGAAGCGGAAGAAGAGAACTTTGACTTCACTATTTTGGAAAATGTGGTGAAAGAAGCTCGAGTTATGGATATTCGTGATATTGCGAAAGAGTCTGAGAAAGCGGCACCAGAAGTGGAGCAAGTTCAGGCTGTTGAAGAGCATGCGATTGTCCTTGATATCCGCAGCCCTGAAGAGGAAGACGACAATCCTCTCGAAATCGACGGCGTTGATATCAAACACATCCCGTTCTACAAGCTAGGTACGCAGTTTGGTGACTTGGACCAATCTAAGACTTACCTGTTGTACTGTGACCGTGGAGTCATGAGCCGACTGCAAGCGCTTTACTTGCAAGAGCAGGGCTTTAACAATGTGAAGGTTTACCGCCCATAG
- the dxs gene encoding 1-deoxy-D-xylulose-5-phosphate synthase, which translates to MTLDISKYPTLALANTPEELRLLPKETLPTLCDELRTYLLNSVSQSSGHLASGLGTVELTVALHYVYNTPVDQLIWDVGHQAYPHKILTGRRDKMPTIRQKGGLHPFPWRSESEYDTLSVGHSSTSISAGLGMAISAQKEGKGRKVVSVIGDGAITAGMAFEAMNHAGDVHPDMLVILNDNEMSISENVGALNNHLAKLLSGNLYTSIREGGKKVLSGVPPIKELVRRTEEHLKGMVVPGTLFEEFGFNYIGPIDGHDVNELVQTLKNMRELKGPQFLHIMTKKGKGYEPAERDPIGYHGVPKFDPTHDCLPKSSGGKPTFSKIFGDFLCDMAAQDPKLMAITPAMREGSGMVRFSKEYPDQYFDVAIAEQHAVTLATGMAIAGNNPIVAIYSTFLQRGYDQLIHDIAIMDLPVMFAIDRAGLVGADGQTHQGAFDLSFMRCIPNMVIMAPSDENECRQMLYTGHKHTGPSAVRYPRGNGMGTDIESEFTALEIGKGRIVRQGEKVAILSFGTFLENALEAAGNLNATVADMRFVKPLDETLIRQLASEHDVIVTLEENAIAGGAGAGVLEFMMKEKIIKPVLNLGLPDKFVPQGTQEELHEELGLDAKGIEQSITDYLVK; encoded by the coding sequence ATGACTCTTGATATTTCAAAATACCCGACACTGGCGTTAGCAAATACACCGGAAGAATTGCGTCTTCTTCCGAAAGAAACATTACCAACTTTGTGTGATGAGCTGCGAACGTATCTGCTAAATTCAGTGAGCCAATCAAGCGGACACTTAGCGTCTGGCTTAGGCACAGTAGAGCTCACCGTTGCCCTGCATTATGTATATAACACACCAGTAGACCAGTTAATCTGGGATGTTGGTCATCAGGCTTACCCACATAAAATCCTGACCGGACGTCGTGACAAAATGCCGACCATCCGCCAAAAAGGTGGGCTTCACCCATTCCCTTGGCGCTCTGAGAGCGAATACGACACGCTGTCGGTAGGCCACTCTTCGACGTCTATCAGTGCTGGACTTGGTATGGCCATCAGCGCACAGAAAGAAGGCAAAGGGCGTAAGGTCGTGAGTGTTATTGGTGATGGCGCCATTACCGCGGGTATGGCTTTCGAAGCAATGAACCACGCTGGCGATGTTCATCCGGATATGCTGGTGATTCTGAACGATAATGAGATGTCGATTTCAGAAAACGTTGGTGCACTGAATAACCACTTAGCAAAATTACTGTCTGGCAACCTGTATACGTCGATTCGCGAAGGTGGCAAGAAAGTACTTTCTGGCGTTCCACCAATCAAAGAGTTGGTTCGCCGCACGGAAGAGCACCTCAAAGGCATGGTCGTGCCAGGCACGCTATTCGAAGAGTTCGGATTTAACTACATTGGTCCGATTGATGGACACGACGTCAACGAACTGGTTCAGACACTAAAGAACATGCGTGAGCTGAAAGGCCCTCAATTCCTGCACATCATGACCAAAAAAGGCAAAGGTTATGAACCCGCAGAGAGAGATCCAATCGGCTATCATGGCGTACCAAAGTTCGACCCGACACATGATTGCCTGCCAAAGAGCAGCGGTGGCAAGCCAACGTTCTCAAAGATCTTTGGTGACTTCCTGTGTGATATGGCTGCGCAAGATCCTAAGTTGATGGCGATTACACCAGCGATGCGCGAAGGCTCTGGCATGGTGCGTTTCTCTAAAGAGTACCCAGATCAGTATTTCGATGTTGCGATTGCTGAGCAGCATGCAGTGACGCTCGCTACAGGTATGGCGATTGCTGGCAATAACCCAATCGTTGCCATTTACTCGACCTTCCTGCAACGTGGCTATGATCAGCTTATCCATGATATCGCGATTATGGACTTACCAGTGATGTTCGCTATCGACCGAGCAGGTTTGGTTGGTGCTGATGGTCAGACTCACCAAGGTGCGTTTGACTTGAGCTTTATGCGCTGCATTCCAAACATGGTGATCATGGCACCAAGCGACGAGAATGAATGTCGCCAAATGCTTTACACGGGTCATAAGCATACGGGCCCGAGCGCAGTTCGTTACCCTCGTGGCAACGGCATGGGTACCGACATCGAAAGTGAATTTACCGCACTTGAGATCGGTAAAGGCCGAATCGTGCGTCAAGGTGAAAAAGTCGCTATCCTGAGCTTTGGTACCTTCCTGGAGAATGCGTTAGAAGCCGCTGGAAACCTTAATGCAACGGTTGCCGATATGCGCTTTGTGAAGCCACTAGATGAAACGTTGATTCGTCAGCTAGCGAGTGAACACGATGTGATCGTGACGCTAGAAGAGAATGCGATTGCTGGTGGTGCAGGTGCAGGCGTTCTTGAGTTCATGATGAAAGAAAAAATCATCAAGCCAGTACTCAACCTTGGCTTACCTGATAAGTTTGTCCCTCAAGGTACTCAGGAAGAGCTACATGAAGAGCTTGGTCTGGATGCGAAAGGGATTGAACAATCGATCACTGACTATCTGGTGAAGTAA
- a CDS encoding alpha/beta fold hydrolase, whose product MNQWIVEGPENGPLFIFAHGAGAGMEHDFMAAVAKGLVEQGIRVVRFNFPYMVKRAEDGKKRPPDRAPKLLEAYEEVITHFTDKPVVIGGKSMGGRMSSLLAENTLVTGIACLGFPFHPPGKPENYKGEHLATLEKPTLILQGERDTFGKREEFENFTLSEQVSVTFVPDGDHSFKPRKRSGYTEEGNIALAVEHLAKFIKEVYSEK is encoded by the coding sequence ATGAACCAGTGGATAGTTGAGGGGCCGGAAAACGGACCGTTATTTATTTTTGCTCATGGTGCTGGGGCTGGCATGGAGCATGACTTCATGGCTGCCGTCGCTAAAGGACTCGTTGAGCAGGGAATTCGTGTCGTCCGTTTTAATTTTCCTTATATGGTTAAACGTGCTGAAGACGGTAAAAAGCGTCCGCCAGATCGTGCGCCAAAATTGCTCGAAGCCTATGAAGAAGTAATCACTCACTTTACCGATAAGCCAGTGGTCATTGGTGGTAAATCTATGGGCGGGCGCATGTCGAGTTTATTGGCTGAAAATACGCTGGTGACAGGCATTGCTTGTTTAGGTTTTCCTTTTCATCCACCGGGTAAGCCAGAAAACTACAAAGGTGAGCATCTGGCAACGCTTGAGAAGCCCACACTGATTCTACAAGGCGAGCGAGATACCTTTGGAAAGCGTGAGGAGTTTGAAAACTTCACGTTATCTGAGCAGGTGTCTGTCACTTTTGTACCTGATGGTGACCATAGTTTTAAACCACGTAAGCGTTCTGGTTACACCGAAGAGGGCAATATTGCTCTGGCTGTTGAACACTTAGCGAAATTTATTAAAGAGGTGTACAGTGAAAAGTAA
- the pgpA gene encoding phosphatidylglycerophosphatase A, whose amino-acid sequence MTNPLSLISLKNPWHLLATGFGSGLSPVVPGTMGTLAAVPFFLLLAQLPFSAYVIVVLISCVIGVKICQVTSDDMKVHDHGSIVWDEFAGFWITMSIMPALNIPVTEWKWLLTGFVLFRFFDMVKPWPIGWLDKRVHGGLGIMIDDIVAGIMAGIVLFLVAHYAGWMN is encoded by the coding sequence ATGACCAACCCTCTTTCTCTTATTTCGTTAAAGAATCCGTGGCATTTATTGGCAACAGGGTTTGGTAGCGGTTTGTCGCCTGTTGTTCCGGGAACCATGGGCACATTAGCTGCGGTACCCTTCTTTTTGTTGTTAGCTCAGCTGCCGTTTTCTGCTTATGTCATCGTAGTGCTCATATCATGCGTAATTGGCGTGAAAATCTGTCAGGTGACCTCTGATGACATGAAAGTTCACGATCATGGTTCGATCGTCTGGGATGAGTTCGCTGGATTTTGGATTACGATGAGTATTATGCCGGCACTTAATATCCCGGTAACCGAATGGAAGTGGTTGCTGACGGGGTTTGTTTTGTTCCGCTTCTTCGATATGGTAAAACCTTGGCCTATCGGCTGGCTTGATAAGCGAGTGCATGGTGGTTTAGGCATCATGATCGATGACATTGTGGCGGGCATTATGGCGGGGATTGTTCTGTTTTTAGTCGCTCACTACGCAGGTTGGATGAACTAA
- a CDS encoding transcriptional regulator GcvA — protein MSRRLPPLNSLRVFEAAARHLSFTRAAEELFVTQAAVSHQIKALEEFLSLKLFRRRNRSLLLTEEGQSYFLDIKDIFTSIAEATDKVLERSEKGALTISLPPSFAIQWLVPRLADFNAQEPDIDVRIKAVDMDEGSLTDDVDVAIYYGRGNWPGLRADKLYQEFLIPLCSPSLLLGTKPLESLNDLRLHTLLHDTSRKDWKQFTRHYNIEGINVNHGPIFSHSTMVLQAAVHGQGIALGNNVLAQPEMEAGRLIAPFDEVLISKNAFYVVCHEQQADMGRIATFRDWMLATARKEQEEVLDEPVDS, from the coding sequence ATGTCTCGCAGATTGCCTCCTTTGAATTCTCTTCGAGTATTTGAAGCTGCAGCACGTCATCTTAGTTTTACACGTGCGGCTGAAGAACTCTTCGTTACCCAAGCTGCCGTGAGTCACCAGATCAAAGCGCTGGAAGAGTTTTTATCACTCAAGTTATTTCGTCGCCGAAACCGCTCATTACTGTTAACGGAAGAAGGTCAAAGTTACTTTTTAGACATCAAGGATATTTTTACTTCTATTGCAGAAGCGACCGATAAAGTATTGGAACGTAGTGAAAAAGGTGCGTTGACCATCAGCTTACCACCAAGTTTTGCTATTCAGTGGCTAGTGCCTCGGTTGGCCGATTTTAATGCTCAGGAGCCAGACATTGATGTAAGGATTAAAGCGGTAGATATGGATGAGGGCTCACTGACCGACGACGTCGATGTCGCTATCTATTATGGTCGTGGTAACTGGCCGGGACTTCGCGCGGACAAATTGTATCAGGAATTTTTGATTCCACTTTGCTCCCCATCGTTACTCTTGGGGACGAAGCCGTTAGAATCACTCAATGATCTCCGATTACACACTTTGTTACATGATACTTCGCGTAAAGACTGGAAGCAGTTTACACGTCATTACAATATCGAAGGCATCAATGTAAATCATGGTCCAATTTTTAGCCACTCGACGATGGTGTTGCAGGCAGCGGTACACGGACAAGGTATTGCGCTAGGAAATAACGTTTTAGCTCAGCCAGAAATGGAAGCTGGGCGACTTATTGCGCCATTCGATGAGGTCTTAATTTCGAAAAATGCGTTCTATGTGGTGTGTCATGAGCAGCAAGCAGACATGGGACGTATTGCGACATTTCGTGACTGGATGCTTGCAACGGCAAGAAAAGAACAAGAGGAAGTATTGGATGAACCAGTGGATAGTTGA
- the ispA gene encoding (2E,6E)-farnesyl diphosphate synthase gives MQQTLTSFQQRNNQQLNLWLEQLPYQELPLIDAMKYGLLLGGKRVRPFLVYITGQMLGCKPEDLDTPAAAIECIHAYSLIHDDLPAMDDDELRRGQPTCHIKFDEATAILTGDSLQTLAFTILADGPLNPEAEKQRINMIKALAHSSGSNGMCVGQALDLSAENRQISLEEMEEIHRKKTGALIDCAVKLGALAAGDKGIAVLPHLERYSKAIGLAFQVQDDILDIISDTETLGKPQGSDQELNKSTYPSLLGLEGAIEKAHSLLQEALQALEAIPYNTQLLEEFARYVIERKN, from the coding sequence ATGCAACAGACATTGACTTCTTTTCAACAAAGAAACAATCAACAATTGAATTTGTGGCTAGAACAGCTTCCGTATCAAGAACTTCCATTGATTGATGCAATGAAATACGGCCTTTTGCTAGGCGGTAAACGCGTTCGTCCTTTTCTCGTTTACATCACTGGCCAAATGCTTGGTTGTAAGCCTGAAGATCTGGACACTCCTGCCGCAGCGATTGAATGCATTCACGCTTACTCGCTTATTCATGACGATCTACCCGCGATGGATGATGATGAGCTGCGTCGTGGCCAACCGACTTGCCATATTAAGTTCGATGAAGCGACTGCAATACTGACTGGTGACTCACTCCAAACGCTCGCCTTTACAATCTTGGCAGATGGTCCTTTAAATCCAGAAGCAGAAAAGCAGCGTATCAACATGATAAAAGCTCTGGCTCACTCGTCAGGCTCTAACGGCATGTGTGTCGGACAAGCACTGGATTTAAGTGCGGAGAATCGCCAAATTTCTCTCGAAGAAATGGAAGAGATCCATCGTAAAAAGACCGGAGCCCTAATTGACTGTGCGGTTAAATTAGGCGCTTTGGCCGCTGGTGATAAGGGTATCGCAGTTTTACCTCATTTAGAGCGCTATTCGAAAGCAATTGGTTTGGCGTTTCAGGTTCAAGACGATATTCTTGATATCATTAGTGACACAGAAACATTGGGTAAGCCTCAGGGTTCTGATCAAGAACTCAATAAGAGCACTTACCCTTCCCTGCTGGGTTTAGAGGGAGCGATAGAGAAAGCTCACTCTCTGTTACAGGAAGCACTTCAAGCCTTGGAAGCTATCCCATACAATACTCAGTTACTTGAAGAGTTCGCCCGATATGTCATCGAGCGCAAAAATTAA
- a CDS encoding flagellar motor protein MotB, translated as MDDEDNKCDCPPPGLPLWMGTFADLMSLLMCFFVLLLSFSEMDVLKFKQIAGSMKFAFGVQSQLEVKDIPKGTSIIAQEFRPGRPEPTPIDVIMQQTMDITQQTLEFHEGESDRSGGSRHDQGKLTGGQSPETSTRNNQTTESEIQQQQSQMMSQEMETLMESIKKALAREIDQGAIEVENLGQQIVIRMREKGAFPEGSAFLQPKFRPLVRQIAELVKDVPGIVRISGHTDNQVLDSELYRSNWDLSSQRAVSVAQEMEKVRGFSHQRLRVRGMADTEPLVPNDSDDNRALNRRVEISIMQGEPLYSDEVPVIQHEQ; from the coding sequence ATGGATGATGAAGATAATAAATGTGATTGTCCGCCCCCCGGCCTCCCGTTGTGGATGGGGACCTTTGCTGACTTAATGTCATTATTGATGTGCTTCTTTGTTCTGCTGCTCTCGTTCTCAGAGATGGATGTGCTCAAGTTTAAGCAGATTGCAGGCTCGATGAAGTTCGCATTTGGCGTACAAAGTCAGCTCGAAGTAAAAGATATCCCGAAAGGAACCAGTATTATTGCTCAGGAGTTCAGACCGGGACGCCCGGAGCCAACGCCGATTGACGTCATTATGCAGCAAACCATGGACATCACTCAGCAAACATTGGAGTTCCATGAAGGTGAGTCTGATCGCTCCGGTGGAAGTAGGCATGATCAAGGAAAATTAACTGGCGGCCAGTCACCAGAGACATCAACAAGGAATAACCAGACTACCGAGTCCGAGATCCAACAGCAGCAGTCTCAAATGATGTCGCAAGAAATGGAAACCTTGATGGAAAGCATCAAGAAAGCTTTGGCGCGAGAGATCGATCAGGGTGCGATCGAAGTCGAAAACTTAGGGCAGCAGATCGTGATTCGTATGCGAGAAAAGGGGGCTTTTCCGGAAGGTTCTGCGTTCCTACAGCCTAAATTTCGTCCTTTGGTACGTCAGATTGCTGAACTGGTTAAAGACGTACCCGGTATTGTGAGAATCTCTGGCCACACCGATAACCAGGTGCTGGATTCTGAACTGTATCGCTCTAACTGGGATCTGTCATCTCAGCGAGCAGTCTCTGTCGCGCAGGAGATGGAGAAGGTGAGAGGGTTTTCTCATCAACGTTTACGAGTGCGAGGAATGGCTGACACTGAACCGCTGGTTCCAAATGACTCCGATGACAACCGTGCTCTTAACCGTCGTGTGGAGATCAGCATTATGCAGGGTGAACCACTCTACAGCGATGAAGTGCCTGTGATTCAACATGAGCAATAA
- the pomA gene encoding flagellar motor protein PomA has protein sequence MDLATLLGLIGGFAFVVMAMVLGGSIGMFVDVTSILIVVGGSTFVVLMKFTIGQFFGAAKIAGKAFLFKADEPEDLIAKIVEMADAARKGGFLALEEMEITNSFMQKGIDLLVDGHDADVVRAALKKDIALTGERHTQGTGVFRAFGDVTPAMGMIGTLVGLVAMLSNMDDPKSIGPAMAVALLTTLYGAILSNMVFFPIADKLSLRRDQETLNRRLIMDGVLAIQDGQNPRVIDSYLKNYLNEGKRALEIGE, from the coding sequence GTGGATTTAGCAACCCTACTAGGTTTGATAGGCGGTTTTGCATTCGTTGTAATGGCGATGGTGCTTGGTGGCAGCATCGGTATGTTCGTCGATGTAACATCAATCCTTATCGTTGTTGGTGGCTCAACCTTTGTCGTGTTGATGAAGTTCACAATCGGGCAGTTCTTTGGGGCGGCAAAAATTGCAGGTAAAGCTTTCCTGTTTAAAGCCGATGAGCCTGAAGACTTGATCGCTAAAATTGTTGAAATGGCCGATGCCGCGCGTAAAGGCGGCTTTCTCGCACTAGAAGAAATGGAAATTACTAACAGCTTTATGCAAAAAGGCATCGATCTTTTGGTCGATGGTCATGATGCAGATGTGGTTCGTGCCGCATTAAAAAAAGATATTGCGCTGACTGGGGAGCGACATACGCAAGGAACTGGCGTATTCCGCGCGTTTGGTGATGTCACGCCCGCGATGGGCATGATTGGTACCTTAGTCGGTTTGGTGGCGATGCTTTCAAACATGGATGATCCTAAATCCATTGGACCTGCCATGGCCGTTGCGCTTTTGACTACGCTTTACGGTGCGATTTTATCCAACATGGTGTTTTTCCCGATTGCTGACAAACTCTCTTTGCGACGTGACCAAGAAACGTTGAATCGCCGCCTGATCATGGATGGTGTTCTTGCCATACAAGATGGTCAGAACCCGCGAGTCATCGATAGTTACCTGAAGAACTATCTCAATGAAGGCAAGCGTGCCTTAGAGATCGGTGAGTAA
- the xseB gene encoding exodeoxyribonuclease VII small subunit has protein sequence MAVKKPENMTFEATIEELDSLVDQLESGDLALDDALRKFERGIALARAGQTKLSDAEQRVSILLSEDDEAPLSDFNPDSE, from the coding sequence ATGGCGGTTAAGAAACCAGAAAACATGACCTTCGAAGCAACCATTGAAGAGCTTGATAGCTTGGTTGATCAATTAGAAAGTGGCGATCTTGCCCTGGATGATGCCTTACGTAAATTTGAGCGAGGTATTGCCCTAGCTCGTGCAGGCCAAACAAAGCTAAGCGACGCTGAACAACGCGTAAGTATTCTTCTCAGCGAAGATGATGAAGCACCACTGAGTGACTTCAATCCAGATTCAGAATAA